A stretch of the Methanobacterium veterum genome encodes the following:
- a CDS encoding amino acid permease: MPTKMLSLFDVVNLVVGTIVGADIYIAAAFGAGLLGPASIIAWTLAGVMAIIIALSFAECSSLIPRAGGPYVYAKDAFGDFIGFLSGWALLIASWSAIAVFPLAFVAYLQYFFPSMPFVVQIIIKIIFIVILTGINYIGVREAGRVNDILTTLKLAPIILFTLAGIIFFIFNPSQLISNFTPVAPLGFTGIGSALVLIFWAYVGFELVTVPSDEIYDSKRTIPKAIVLGMSIVALFYIITNFVIVGIVPWQQLSLSTAPLALAGYALLAGFGAIFLTVGALFSISGSDEAGILSSSRIPYAMAGDGLLPKMFARKHPKYDTPYVALIVQGIITGAAAIFGTISSLIILSVFTLLFCYLVTCISVFPLRKRYGRSIKIPSIIPVLGILISIYMMTQCNLNQIIAGTIFIAIGIPIYWKYSPKEEIRSVIKEITSREVFLRKWIRAREVFLGYLLRRLAYLLRRVLG, encoded by the coding sequence ATGCCCACAAAAATGCTGAGCCTTTTTGATGTTGTTAATCTTGTAGTTGGAACCATAGTTGGCGCTGACATATATATTGCAGCAGCTTTTGGTGCCGGACTTTTAGGACCGGCATCCATCATTGCATGGACCTTAGCAGGAGTAATGGCAATTATAATAGCTTTATCATTTGCAGAATGCTCTTCACTTATACCAAGAGCCGGAGGACCTTATGTATATGCTAAAGATGCTTTTGGAGATTTTATAGGATTTTTATCAGGATGGGCATTATTAATAGCATCATGGAGTGCAATAGCAGTCTTTCCTCTCGCATTTGTAGCTTATCTCCAGTATTTTTTCCCAAGTATGCCTTTTGTAGTCCAAATCATAATCAAAATCATATTCATTGTTATATTAACAGGCATCAACTATATTGGAGTTAGAGAAGCAGGTAGAGTTAATGATATATTAACTACCCTCAAACTCGCACCCATTATATTATTTACTTTAGCAGGCATTATTTTCTTTATTTTTAACCCATCACAGTTAATTTCTAATTTCACACCAGTTGCCCCCTTAGGATTTACAGGCATTGGAAGTGCGCTTGTCTTAATATTTTGGGCTTATGTAGGATTTGAACTCGTAACAGTCCCTTCAGATGAGATATATGACTCAAAAAGAACTATTCCAAAAGCTATCGTCCTTGGAATGAGTATCGTTGCCCTTTTCTATATTATAACAAATTTTGTAATAGTTGGAATAGTACCATGGCAGCAGCTTTCTTTATCAACTGCACCCCTTGCACTTGCAGGTTATGCACTTCTTGCAGGTTTTGGAGCAATATTTCTTACTGTTGGTGCTCTTTTCTCAATTTCAGGGTCTGATGAAGCAGGTATTTTGTCATCATCAAGAATTCCGTATGCAATGGCAGGAGATGGGCTTTTACCAAAAATGTTTGCCAGGAAACATCCGAAATATGATACTCCCTACGTTGCATTAATTGTTCAGGGCATAATTACAGGTGCAGCAGCTATCTTTGGAACCATAAGCAGTCTTATTATATTATCTGTTTTCACTCTGCTTTTCTGTTACCTCGTGACTTGCATATCTGTTTTTCCACTTAGAAAAAGATATGGGAGAAGTATCAAAATTCCATCCATAATACCCGTTTTAGGTATCTTAATATCTATTTATATGATGACACAATGCAATTTAAACCAGATAATAGCAGGTACGATTTTTATAGCCATTGGAATTCCTATATACTGGAAATATTCGCCAAAAGAAGAAATTAGATCAGTTATCAAAGAAATAACCTCGAGAGAAGTCTTTTTAAGGAAATGGATTCGAGC